The proteins below are encoded in one region of Dasypus novemcinctus isolate mDasNov1 chromosome 13, mDasNov1.1.hap2, whole genome shotgun sequence:
- the LOC101437794 gene encoding late cornified envelope protein 2A-like translates to MSCQQSQQQCQLPLKCPTPKCPPPKCPPQCPAPCPHPCCGPSSGDSCSSGGCCSSGDGGCCLSHHRRRRSHRHRRQSCDCCDSGNGQQSGGSGCCSGGCC, encoded by the coding sequence ATGTCCTGTCAGCAGAGCCAGCAGCAGTGCCAGCTACCTCTAAAGTGCCCCACCCCTAAATGTCCCCCCCCCAAGTGCCCGCCCCAGTGCCCAGCCCCTTGCCCACATCCCTGCTGTGGGCCCAGCTCAGGGGACAGCTGTAGCTCTGGAGGCTGCTGCAGCTCTGGGGATGGTGGCTGCTGCCTGAGCCACCATAGGCGTCGCAGATCCCACCGCCACCGTCGCCAGAGCTGCGACTGCTGTGACAGTGGAAATGGTCAGCAGTCTGGGGGCTCTGGCTGCTGCTCTGGGGGCTGCTGCTGA